The Arachis ipaensis cultivar K30076 chromosome B07, Araip1.1, whole genome shotgun sequence genomic interval TAAGTTGCTAAATAATTTGTAGACAGACTATTCAATATATTTTCCTCATTGCGTGGAGCGTAATCAACCGCTAATTGCTTTGCACTCTTTGACATTATTTAATCAATTTTGAAACCGAAGGTATCAATCATCGACCTTACCTTGCTTCGAACAGAGACTGAGGAGATTCTTACTTCTTAATTCGTTAAAACACACAATTAGGCTCTGTTGGTCTGCAAAAATGGCCGGAGAGAATAGCAAGAACGACGTCGCAGTGTATCCTCCCAAAACAAGACGGTTGTGGCCTTCTCTTCTCCGTTGGATTCCGACTTCAACGGAACACATCATCGCTGCCGAGAAGCGACTCCTTTCTCTCGTCAAGttagtatttttatccatatTTCCCCTCTTTCATTATTTTTACGCTCCTAATTCCGAACCCTAAATTTCAATCAAGTAATTTGGTTGCATACTATAATATTTGTTATGACTTATGATTTATGAGTTACGACCATATCAATATGCACCATCAAACTTTATTGAAAATCATGATCAATTTTCAGGTGAAATGACAATCATTGCTGAACTGTTTTTCATTAGATGAAGATGCTATCGTTAAATTTATGCTCCTTTGGACTTTTGTTTGACTTAGCATATATCTGGTATGAAATTTTCTGTCTGATTCACACATTAAAGttacatttttattttgattggcAGGACTCCCTATGTTCAAGAACATGTTAATATTGGCTCTGGTCCTCCTGGCTCTAAAGTTAGATGGTTCCGTTCATCAAGCGACGAGCCACGGTTTCTTAACACTATTACGTTTGATAGTAAAGATGACTCCCCTACGCTTGTAATGGTCCATGGATATGCAGCTTCCCAGGGTTTCTTTTTTCGCAATTTCGATGCTCTTGCAAATCATTTTAGAGTCATTGCTGTTGATCAACTTGGGTGAGTTTGACTTTCTTTTATGGTCTAAAACTACATTTCTGAGTTATTGCTTGCTTTGCCTGGTCTCATGCTCCATTGTGATGTAAAAATAGATTTCTAATTGAATATAGACTGCTTAATTCAGTTAATTTAGCATTTTACATTGCACCCTATTTGTTAAGCAAAAACGACATGAAACGGTGATGGTGTTATTTTCATTATCTATTATTAcctgttcttatttttattttatacattttgAGGTTAGAGGAAGAGTCAAAGTGAGGTTTACAACTTTTCCCTTACTCGCTGTCTTGCATCTGTTTATTGTAGCTGGGGTGGATCAAGCAGACCTGATTTTACATGTAGGAGCACTGAAGGTTAGTTAAGTATTATGTGTATATTGTCACTAGATAAAATGCAATTTTGTGGTTAATTTGGAATTGAAAGGTTTTACTTAGTTACTTATCTTAAAAGTTAATGGAACACCAACTTATGATTTGTTGCTGATACTACAGAAACTGAGACATGGTTCATAGATTCTTTTGAAGAATGGAGGAAAGCCAAAAATCTGAGCAATTTTATACTGCTTGGACATTCTTTTGGTGGTTATGTTGCTGCCAAATATGCACTCAAGGTGAATCCCTTCCCACATTTTATTTAAATGCTACAGTcatgtctctttttttttttacttctttaTTTAACTTTGCTAATGtctgtttcaaaaatttttatatagCACCCTGAGCATGTAAAGCAATTGATTCTGGTGGGACCCGCTGGATTTACATCAGAATCAGATCCAAAGGCTGAGTTCATTATGAAGTTTCGAGCAACGTGGAAAGGAGCAGTTATGAACCATCTATGGGAATCTAATTTTACGCCTCTAAAAATTGTCAGGTGAAACCACTTTGTTCCATAACATTTTCTTTTAGGAAGTTTAGGTTGCTTTGCCATGCTTTATTAAATCTCGGAGCTCTCTAATTGTAAGGAGTTTATGTTCTCTTCATATACATTCGGGGATTATGCAGTATGGATATGGAACACCttgatttaaatacttgttttTGTTTCATATGttaatcattttttattttatttagttgctTCTTCTTTTAAGAATATTATTCCTGTTCTTGTGGCAGAGGTTTAGGTCCTTGGGGTCCTAATATGGTCCGCCGATATACAGATATGAGGTTTGGTACGCGTGCACAAGGGGAAATACTGACTGAAGAGGAATCAAGATTGCTCACAGGTATGGCAAGATAACACATTGATATGTGGATCTGGTTTAGAAGTAATTCACATAAAGACTAAACTCTAATTTCCATTTTCCTCTCTATTATAGATTATATGTACCATGTATCAGCGGCCAAAGCTAGTGGGGAGCTGTGCTTAAAGtacatttttaaatttggtgCATTTCCTAGGATCCCCCTCTTTCACAGGTTTTATGATCATTCTCCTCCctgtttataatttattattcatCTTTAGCTAGCTATATATTTACTATTTAGAAATGATAAAGCTGCTGGCTTACCTGTGGGGGTTGTGTGTAATTGCATCTAATGAATTGTATATATCTAATACGTTTCATCAAGAAAAACACATTTGCACTGTGACAACACTAAGGGGGaaaacaaaacataaaagaagaaaagaaagagtaaATGGGATAATGACATTATCAAGATAATTTGTTGGTAAATTTCCAAACTTTCTAAGAATAATGTGTATGATTATGGCCTTAAACGAAGGTCTTGTTGAGTATTTATCTTAGGTTCAAATGCGAAGTCCTGTTTTAGTGTGCACTAGGCTTAAGGGTAATGCTTTAACTGGAGTTCTTTGGTGTTACAGTGCCTCAGAGTGGAAAGTACCCACCACATTCATATATGGTTTTGACGACTGGATGAATTATGAAGGGGCCCAAGAAGCTCGCAAGGATATGAAGGTTCCATGTGAAATCATTAGGGTCCCCCAGGTATAACATTCTCCAATTTTTCTGAAAGCTATTTTTCAATGATACTGTTGGGCATTAACAAAAATAGTTACTTGTTACAGGGAGGGCACTTTGTGTTCATTGACAACCCAAGTGGTTTCCATTCTGCTGTGCTTTATGCTTGTCGAAAATTTCTTAGACCTAATACAGACAATGAATCTCTTCCTGAAGGGCTAACCTCTGCATAGAGTACAATTTTGTGCCAATCGTGTCTATATTATTTATTTCGTTGTTTCACAGGACCAATGCATGTGGTGGATGTGGTAAATTTGTTCTGTCAAAGCAAAATTAGGATAAACTTTGTTATTCTTTACAGATGATTATTATTTAAACAATTCAACCACGTGAACAGAGGTGTTGAGAGATCCATTCTTTTACAATTTAAAGCATATATTATATTGATTGAACCAAAATAATTCCAAGAGTTGCAACATCCATAAATTGGGTTATCAacttttaggtagcgtttgttttgaggtactgagacagagactgagagactgagactcagtatcgtgtttgttaattcagagactggtactaaaatttctgtctttgtctctaaaatttcagtatttcagtacctccaaaaagtagggacacagaagactgaaatttttagagatggagactgaaactttaataacattttatatctaaaatactttcatttcaattaattaattctaattttaccctttgtgtaaattaaattagagtatCAATATTGTTttaattcctgtctcccattttgcaccaaatagaatactgagatttatttcaatccctgtctcttagtctctgtctctcagtcttagTCTTTCGGTCTCTGtatctccaccaaacgctacctaagtatTCTAAACTAGCATAATGCTTCCGCGATCCAATACATTAGTTCCTATTTAAGGAGTTTCTCCTAACTAAGGAAATGAGTTCAAGAGAGGAGCACTGTTGCAATTATTTTTGAAGATCAAACATAAGCTTGTAAGAGGAGGGAAAAAAAACAATGAAATGTGCTTGGTTNNNNNNNNNNNNNNNNNNNNNNNNNAGTTTAGTCTTTGCCATCATATCTTACGTAAGATGTCATTAATTGAAGTTAAGAGTGACAACGACCCATCAATATTACTCTTCTTTTCTTTGGTTACAAATCTATCAATCTTTCAATACACTTAACTAAATACGTAGAGTCTGCAAAATGTCATGAGCTAATAAATTCCGGGTTTGAAGTTGTGGGCCATTATTTTATCAGACGTTTGGTGTTTCCTGCCTGAAAACAAAAGGAGGAAGGAGGAATTCACAATAGCACATTAACGCAGTTCTGTTAGTTTTTGTTGGCCAGGGCCATTGCCATGCCATGCACCCTGCATGCACCTGCACCACCCACTATtcattcattttaattttaattacaacaTGTTGCTGTTGTCGTTTACAACCCGAATCTGTCAGTGACTTGAATTGGATTCTTCATTTTATTGGTCCCGTGACTTTGCCTGTGACAGTGGACATGCATATATCTTTCGTGCTAACATAAAATTTCTTCACAAAATTATATGACTGCTATTATGCACTAGAGTCCACGTGCAACCTAGCCCTACCCCTGTCAAAATCACATAATCCTCTTTATTCTTCCACACATTTTTTCATTTTTAAGAGAATATTTTTTTCCCTCtttgtataaatttttttatacgtTACAATTTTTTTCTCACGTGGACGTcgtcccttttattctatttttctttttttttttccaacacatgaattgaatgatattcTTGTGATCGTTGGTGAAATATCAAATATCAAATGGCAAAATTACACATATAAAGTGTTGGTGGTACCGGTTCGCAGAGAAAATAGCGAAAAATACTCTATCTCTATATAAGTATTTTAGTACAGGAAGAATTTTAGATGTATGATGTATCAAATATACTGGTATTTcaataaatataatttataattaaaaaaggtTCAGAatccaaatataaaattttataaaattactatttgtatattaaaattagttgttaaaatcaatcatcaatatatttatattttattatatattttatactgataattaattttaataaataattttgatATACACATACCTGTGTTCCTTTATCAATATTCAATAGCATTTTTTAAACTATTTAATAAGGTTTTCCCTGGCTCGCTGCTTCctagaaaataagaaaattacTTCTTAGAAccagaattttcacaaaatataaaaaaaaaaaggaattaacGGTTACTGACTTACTGCACTGGACAAGGTttttctgtatatatttttttccataataaatcaaaatcatACTAATAAATTAATAAGTGAAAAACAAAATCTGATTTGGACAAACTGAGAGGTCCCATTCGCCAGTTTTGATGAGTATTTGTCTGTTTCTGTTCCATATTATGCCAAGCTCCATGTTAGATTAACGGTTACTTTCCAATAGCTTCCCAGATTGACACGTGTCAACATAGCTTTCTCCAATCCATGACAACAATACAAAAtccattatattatatatatactaaaattaatcattaatataaaatatatattaaaatataaatacatattaaaaataaattaaatcatacatatatttaaatataaatatatttgctAACTATTTTTAGAAACTGATTTTAATgtttaaataatattttgataCAAAAAAGCTTCTCCTTTTGGCGGGATAAGGCTCTCTCCCGCTTTGACCATAAGTCAACATGCGGATAAAAATGAACAACAATCGTAATCATAATAACCGaacaacaaagaaaaaagaatgatTAGAAACTACAAAGCAAATTTCTACAACAACAATTAACGAGAATAATGATTAGATTTGATTGGATAATTAAAAAAGAATCATGCAGGGGAAGGCAGCGTTGTAGGATCGGCGGAGGAAGGTATTTCGGGTCCGACGCGACAACCTTCTAGCATGAAAACAATGTCAGGCATGGAAGGGCGATCAAGAGGGTCAGGTGATGTGCACAATAGAGCCACCTTTATACCCAACAAGAACTCTTCCCACTCGGAAGATTCAGGATCAATCTCAAGCAAACCAGGTTCCAACAACTCCGAAATCTGACCCCTTTGTAACTGCTTCTTCACCCACTTCACTATGTCCTCATCTTGCGTAAACATCACTGGTTTCTTCCCAGTCAGAATCTCCAACAACACGATCCCAAAGCTGTATACATCTGCTTCCTTCGTTGCTTGCCCCGTTAATGCTGCTTCCGGTGACACATAACCTAAGCTACCAACTGGGGTTGAAGACGATGAAGCTTCTGCTGCTGCTGCTCCTGCTATGGTTAATCTCTCTAACCCGAATTCGGACAAATGGGCCTCGAAATCTGCATCAAAGAGAACATTTTGAGGCTTCACATCACCATGAACAATTGGCACCGAGTGCAAGAAACTTAGCCCTCGAGCAATGCCCAGTGCAATGAGGTGCCGCATTGGCCAATTCAGCACATGTCCGTCTTGTTGCGAAGCTTCTTGAAGCAATGTTCCTAAGTTCCCGTTTGGCATGTAATCATACACAAGGAGCCTCACATCTGGTGCTCCTGCGTAGTATCCACGAAGAACAGTTAGATTTCGGTGCTTTACTTTTCCTAGTGACTCTGCTTCTTTGCGAAACGTGGCCTCGTTGATGGATCCGTCAGTGAGGCGGCGAATGGAGAGAACCATGCCGTCTTGGTAGGAGGCTTTGAAGACAAGACCGTGTCTCCCTCTGCTCAGCACATTCTCCTCATCAAAGTTTCTTGTTGCTTCCAATGTCTCCGCATATGTGATTTTGTTGTTGAACATTACTAGCTTTGGTCCTCCATTTTCACCGCTTCCTCTGCCTCTTTCTCCTCCCGTGCTTGTGCTTGTGGggcttcttttcttctctccgGTTACCCCTTGCCGGAGCTTGTTTCTCCATCTCCAGAGGCTGTAAACATAGCCGCAACAACACAGTGCCAAAATGATTAGTCCAGCCACAGCCACGCCTATGAAGATTATTAGTCTtctcctctttctccttcttACGTTTGCGCATTCTCTATGCAGAGGCTTGCCGCATAAGTTTTGGTTCATTGCAAACACGGAAGGGTCATTGAATCTTGAACCAAGCATTTGTGGAATCTCACCCTCAAGTTCATTGTTGGACAGATTTAGATTCTTCAAACCATTAATTTGAGAGAGGCTAACTGGAATTTCTCCATTCAATTGATTCGAGGAGAGATCCAATGAGGACAAGTTTGATAATTTGGCCAGGGATTCTGGTATATGACCTGTGAATTGATTATCATCCAACAAGAGTGAAATCAGAGCAGAACATTGTGATATTTCATTTGGTATATCACCCTTCAATCTATTGTGTCCCAAATTAAGCTCCTTCAAATGTGAAAGGAGCGAGATATCATCAGGAATGTTACCATCCAAACGATTTAAATGCAGCTCCAACACTTGAAGTTGAGAACAATCACCAATCTCAGGAGGTATTGAACCTGAAATGCTGTTGTGAGACAAAGATAGAACACTCAAGGAATCCAGGAATCCATAGGTTGGTGGAATTTCCCCAAAGAATGCATTATGAGTGAGATTAAGATACTGAAGACTAACAATGCTGCTGAAACCCTCGGGAACAGAACCACTCAATTGATTCTCTTGAAACGCAACAACTTGCAAACTTGGCAGACCAAAAAGTTCAATTGGCAATTCACCTGAAAGGTTCTGCTTGCTCAAATCCAACACAGTTAGCTTCATCAAGCTTCCTAGCGTAGCAGGAACCTTTCCATAGAATCCACATCGACTTAAATTAAGAATCTCCAAAGCTTTCAAGTCCCCAATGATATCAGGTAAAACTTGGCTGGAGAATCTGTTGTTGCTGAGATTCAGAGCACTCACATTCCCTAAATGCATTATCTCAGGGGGCACAGTGCCAGTCAGATTATTATTGCTTAAATTCAAAGTCTCAAGCGCAGAGAGTGTCCCATAACTGGCGGGAATAAAACCGGTGAACACGTTTCCAGCGAGTGATAGCATCTTCAAGTTACCAAGTTCGGCAAGAAAGGAAGGAATAGAGCCAGAGAATCGGTTCCCCTGAAGATCAAGAACCCTTAAAAACCTACAATTCACAATGCCGCTCGGAACTTCTCCGTGTAAAGAATTATTCGCCACTCTTAGTTCCTCCAGCATGAAGAGGTTTCCGATATCCGAAGGTAGAGTGCCGGAAAACGAGTTTCCAGAGAGATCTAGAACTTTCAGTGACGTGGCACTAGTTAACCAAGAAGGAAACTCAGCGTGAACAACGTGATTCTGTTGAATGTCAAAAACTTCCAAGACGCTGTTGATGACGCAGTTCTTTGTACTTTGCGGCTCGGAAACTCCCGTGAGA includes:
- the LOC107609993 gene encoding probable 1-acylglycerol-3-phosphate O-acyltransferase, producing the protein MAGENSKNDVAVYPPKTRRLWPSLLRWIPTSTEHIIAAEKRLLSLVKTPYVQEHVNIGSGPPGSKVRWFRSSSDEPRFLNTITFDSKDDSPTLVMVHGYAASQGFFFRNFDALANHFRVIAVDQLGWGGSSRPDFTCRSTEETETWFIDSFEEWRKAKNLSNFILLGHSFGGYVAAKYALKHPEHVKQLILVGPAGFTSESDPKAEFIMKFRATWKGAVMNHLWESNFTPLKIVRGLGPWGPNMVRRYTDMRFGTRAQGEILTEEESRLLTDYMYHVSAAKASGELCLKYIFKFGAFPRIPLFHSASEWKVPTTFIYGFDDWMNYEGAQEARKDMKVPCEIIRVPQGGHFVFIDNPSGFHSAVLYACRKFLRPNTDNESLPEGLTSA
- the LOC107610124 gene encoding probable LRR receptor-like serine/threonine-protein kinase At4g36180 — translated: MALTTATFLIFTAVAYFTTITITLTCAQQTRSTVTIAEIEALTAFKMNLRDPMGSLDGWDPSTPSAPCDWRGVLCYNHRVFDLRLPRLELGGQLTNSLSKLTQLRRLSLHSNNLNGPIPHSLSDCLLLRAVYLHNNSLSGHLPPPLLNLTNLQVLNLAHNLLSGTLIGDITDSLRYLDLSSNTFSGDIPANFSSKSQLQLINLSYNGFSGGIPVTIGALKKLEYLWLDSNNLHGTLPSALANCTNLVHVSAEKNAIGGLIPSTMGTMPKLQVLSLSTNNLSGSVPTSLLCGSSSLRIVKLGFNFLTGVSEPQSTKNCVINSVLEVFDIQQNHVVHAEFPSWLTSATSLKVLDLSGNSFSGTLPSDIGNLFMLEELRVANNSLHGEVPSGIVNCRFLRVLDLQGNRFSGSIPSFLAELGNLKMLSLAGNVFTGFIPASYGTLSALETLNLSNNNLTGTVPPEIMHLGNVSALNLSNNRFSSQVLPDIIGDLKALEILNLSRCGFYGKVPATLGSLMKLTVLDLSKQNLSGELPIELFGLPSLQVVAFQENQLSGSVPEGFSSIVSLQYLNLTHNAFFGEIPPTYGFLDSLSVLSLSHNSISGSIPPEIGDCSQLQVLELHLNRLDGNIPDDISLLSHLKELNLGHNRLKGDIPNEISQCSALISLLLDDNQFTGHIPESLAKLSNLSSLDLSSNQLNGEIPVSLSQINGLKNLNLSNNELEGEIPQMLGSRFNDPSVFAMNQNLCGKPLHRECANVRRRKRRRLIIFIGVAVAGLIILALCCCGYVYSLWRWRNKLRQGVTGEKKRSPTSTSTGGERGRGSGENGGPKLVMFNNKITYAETLEATRNFDEENVLSRGRHGLVFKASYQDGMVLSIRRLTDGSINEATFRKEAESLGKVKHRNLTVLRGYYAGAPDVRLLVYDYMPNGNLGTLLQEASQQDGHVLNWPMRHLIALGIARGLSFLHSVPIVHGDVKPQNVLFDADFEAHLSEFGLERLTIAGAAAAEASSSSTPVGSLGYVSPEAALTGQATKEADVYSFGIVLLEILTGKKPVMFTQDEDIVKWVKKQLQRGQISELLEPGLLEIDPESSEWEEFLLGIKVALLCTSPDPLDRPSMPDIVFMLEGCRVGPEIPSSADPTTLPSPA